From a region of the Mercurialis annua linkage group LG1-X, ddMerAnnu1.2, whole genome shotgun sequence genome:
- the LOC130014997 gene encoding uncharacterized protein LOC130014997, which yields MKIGIVTRLMAPLGKLYWSQISAEQKEALLTTIQGEFEIDLSDPHAREVVYGMMARRFRNFKYQCHLHYKTFPTREEAEKHPPKDVKINDWKNLLPRSLSAYASR from the exons atgaaaattggtattgtcactcgattaatggcaccgctaggtaaactttattggtctcaaataagcgctgaacaaaaggaagctttacttacaactattcag ggtgaatttgagattgatttaagtgatccacatgcaagagaAGTAGTATATGGAATGATGGCTAGACGATTTAGAAACTTCAAGTATCAGTGTCACTTACACTATAAGACGTTCCCTACTCGTGAGGAAGCTGAaaaacatccacccaaggatgtaaaaattaacgattggaagaacctat TGCCTCGCAGCTTATCTGCGTATGCTTCCCGATGA